One region of Phragmites australis chromosome 18, lpPhrAust1.1, whole genome shotgun sequence genomic DNA includes:
- the LOC133898416 gene encoding leucine-rich repeat receptor-like protein kinase TDR — protein sequence MATLVTSSPLSLHGGLLLLLPLLTITSASSAPLPLLALLSLKSSLNDPAGALRPWTYASAAFAGATRSLAPPWCAWPGVSCDVATGDIVGIDLSRRNLSGTVSTTAARMLAPTLTSLNLSGNAFAGDFPPAVFLLRRLEALDISHNFFNGTFPDGVAKLGALTVFDAFSNCFVGPLPRGLGELRRLERLNLGGSFFNGSIPAEVGQIRRLRFLHLAGNALTGRLPGELGKLTLLQHLEIGYNAYDGCIPAGLYGLTQLQYLDIAVANLSGPLPPELGEIAQLEALFLFKNRLTGAIPPSWSRLGALQVLDLSDNQLTGSIPAGLGDLANLTTLNLMSNFLSGTIPAAIGVLPSLEVLQLWNNSLTGRLPESLGASGLLVRVDVSTNSLSGPIPSGMCTGNRLARLILFGNRFDSAIPASLANCSSLWRVRLESNNLSGVIPAGFGTIRNLTYLDLSSNSLTGGIPADLVASPSLEYLNISGNPVGGALPNMSWLAPKLQVFAASKCALDGDVPAFGTGRCSNLYRLELAGNELTGAIPNDIGSCKRLVSLRLQHNQLTGEIPAELAALPSITEVDLSWNALTGTVPPGFTNCTTLETFDVSFNHLVPADSPSAPLGASEGSSARHTAAMWVAAAAVAFAGMMVLAVTARWLQWREDDTAAPSGGMGGARPNVVVGPWQMTAFQRLNFTADDVARCVEGSDGIVGAGSSGTVYRAKMPNGEVIAVKKLWQADAQKEAASEPKCRQDTDSSKRMLAEVEVLGHLRHRNIVRLLGWCTNGEATMLLYEYMPNGSLEDLLHGPGARATAATGKPKAQLDWDARHKIAVGVAQGVSYLHHDCQPAVAHRDLKPSNILLDANMEARVADFGVAKALQGAAAMSSVAGSCGYIAPEYTYTLQVDEKSDVYSFGVVLLEILSGRRSVDTEYGEGSNIVDWVRRKVSAGGGEGMVRDVMDAVAWADQSGETQDEMALALRVALLCTGRCPQERPSMRDVVSMLQEAKRGRKPAAKKQAQPKVH from the exons ATGGCCACCCTGGTCACCTCGTCGCCGCTCTCTCTACATGGCGGCCTGCTGCTCCTGCTACCTCTACTAACCATAACCTCGGCGTCGTCGGCCCCGCTCCCGCTCCTGGCGCTTCTGTCTTTGAAGTCTTCCTTGAACGACCCGGCCGGCGCGCTCCGGCCGTGGACGTACGCCTCCGCGGCGTTTGCGGGGGCCACGCGGTCGCTGGCCCCGCCGTGGTGCGCGTGGCCGGGCGTGTCCTGTGACGTGGCCACCGGGGACATCGTCGGGATCGACCTGTCGCGGCGCAACCTCTCTGGCACCGTCTCTACGACGGCGGCGAGGATGCTGGCGCCGACGCTGACGTCGCTCAACCTCAGCGGGAACGCGTTCGCCGGGGACTTCCCACCGGCCGTGTTCCTGCTACGGCGGCTCGAGGCGCTCGACATCAGCCACAACTTCTTTAACGGCACGTTCCCCGACGGCGTTGCCAAGCTGGGCGCGCTCACCGTCTTCGACGCCTTCAGCAACTGCTTCGTCGGTCCGCTGCCCCGCGGCCTCGGCGAGCTTCGGCGGCTCGAGCGCCTCAACCTCGGGGGCAGCTTCTTCAACGGGAGCATCCCGGCTGAGGTCGGTCAGATCCGTCGCCTCCGGTTTCTGCACCTCGCCGGGAACGCGCTCACCGGGCGGCTGCCAGGGGAGCTCGGCAAGCTCACATTGCTCCAGCACCTCGAGATCGGGTACAATGCTTACGACGGTTGCATTCCGGCGGGGCTCTACGGCCTGACGCAGCTCCAGTACCTTGACATCGCCGTGGCCAACTTGTCCGGACCACTTCCACCGGAGCTCGGCGAGATCGCGCAGCTTGAAGCATTGTTCCTGTTCAAGAACCGGCTCACCGGCGCGATACCGCCGAGCTGGTCTCGCCTTGGAGCGCTGCAAGTTCTTGATTTGTCCGACAACCAGCTCACTGGCTCCATTCCTGCCGGGCTCGGTGATCTGGCTAACCTCACGACGCTCAACCTCATGAGCAACTTCCTCTCCGGCACGATCCCAGCGGCGATCGGCGTGCTGCCGAGCCTGGAGGtgctgcagctctggaacaaCTCGCTCACCGGGAGGCTGCCGGAGTCGCTAGGCGCGAGCGGGCTGCTCGTTCGGGTCGACGTGTCGACCAACTCCCTCTCCGGCCCGATTCCCTCAGGAATGTGCACCGGCAACCGTCTTGCCCGCCTCATCCTCTTCGGCAACCGGTTTGACTCCGCGATCCCGGCGAGCCTCGCCAACTGCTCGTCGCTCTGGCGAGTCCGGCTCGAGTCGAACAACCTGTCCGGCGTGATTCCGGCCGGGTTCGGCACGATCCGGAACCTGACCTACCTGGACCTGAGCTCCAACTCGCTCACCGGTGGCATTCCTGCTGATCTCGTGGCTTCGCCGAGCCTCGAGTACCTGAACATCTCCGGTAACCCGGTCGGCGGTGCGCTTCCGAACATGTCGTGGCTGGCGCCGAAGTTGCAGGTCTTCGCGGCGAGCAAATGCGCACTGGACGGCGACGTCCCAGCGTTTGGTACCGGGAGGTGCTCAAACTTGTACCGGCTGGAGTTGGCGGGAAATGAGCTCACCGGTGCAATCCCCAATGACATTGGCAGCTGCAAGCGGCTGGTAAGCTTGAGGCTGCAGCACAACCAGCTCACCGGGGAGATCCCGGCAGAGCTCGCCGCTCTGCCGTCCATCACCGAGGTCGACCTGTCCTGGAACGCACTCACCGGCACCGTTCCGCCGGGCTTCACCAACTGCACCACATTGGAGACCTTCGACGTGTCCTTCAATCATCTGGTGCCGGCTGACTCGCCGTCGGCGCCACTGGGCGCCAGCGAGGGTAGCTCCGCGCGGCACACCGCGGCGATGTGGGTCGCCGCTGCGGCAGTGGCATTCGCTGGGATGATGGTGCTTGCAGTCACCGCTCGCTGGCTGCAATGGCGGGAGGACGacaccgccgcgccgagcggtGGTATGGGCGGTGCACGTCCCAACGTCGTCGTTGGACCGTGGCAGATGACCGCGTTCCAGAGGCTCAACTTCACCGCCGACGACGTGGCACGGTGCGTCGAGGGGAGCGACGGCATCGTCGGCGCCGGGTCATCGGGGACGGTGTACCGGGCGAAGATGCCGAATGGCGAGGTCATCGCGGTGAAGAAGCTGTGGCAAGCAGATGCACAAAAGGAGGCAGCTTCAGAGCCAAAATGCAGACAAGACACTGACAGCAGCAAAAGGATGCTCGCCGAGGTGGAGGTCCTTGGCCACCTCCGCCACCGCAACATCGTCCGGCTGCTCGGGTGGTGCACCAACGGCGAGGCGACGATGCTGCTCTACGAGTACATGCCGAACGGCAGCCTCGAAGATCTCCTTCACGGCCCCGGCGCCCGCGCCACCGCGGCCACAGGCAAGCCCAAGGCGCAGCTCGACTGGGACGCGCGGCACAAGATCGCCGTGGGCGTCGCGCAGGGCGTGAGCTACCTGCACCACGACTGCCAGCCGGCCGTCGCGCACCGCGACCTCAAGCCCAGCAACATCCTGCTCGACGCCAACATGGAGGCGCGCGTGGCCGACTTCGGCGTCGCCAAGGCTCTCCAGGGCGCCGCGGCCATGTCCTCCGTCGCCGGCTCCTGCGGCTACATCGCACCAG AGTATACGTACACTCTCCAAGTGGATGAGAAGagcgacgtgtacagcttcggcgtGGTGCTGCTGGAGATCCTGTCGGGGCGGAGGTCGGTCGACACGGAGTACGGCGAGGGGAGCAACATCGTGGACTGGGTGAGGCGCAAGGTCTccgccggcggtggcgaggGAATGGTGCGCGACGTGATGGACGCGGTGGCGTGGGCCGACCAAAGCGGTGAGACGCAGGACGAGATGGCGCTTGCGCTGCGGGTGGCGCTGCTCTGCACCGGCCGGTGCCCGCAGGAGCGGCCGTCGATGAGGGACGTGGTGTCCATGCTGCAGGAGGCCAAGCGTGGCCGTAAGCCGGCGGCGAAGAAGCAGGCGCAACCAAAGGTTCACTAG
- the LOC133899431 gene encoding uncharacterized protein LOC133899431 → MEQQGLNRVLADFGDTACAKSDQKLTDIAEEQTRKRLSGLPEAPEWLDNSDPWVVVELALLLSVVRRNAPAPHPEVLPPSMERLDPMLANVCAVVVLYLFPFSLMVNLVRALKNLMVIEISNMIIITQQDQAPKRHKAAAKQGSPQSPAAWRPDKPNRQNGIPITHCPPQDPTRFLHGCHCQNRASPAAAHAPMGFAIHPAPGRPNDNAHSCRGSEPSARTPPADSTRTSSISSLDGTSDSDDGSGSGQQPARAPGHTLEAPSRRHLSGRHGSRPARLFQKLRHALPVLTLTPRCGRLQVGSPGEITAASSSSSSIVGSRPVPHVMSFSGASGPCRRVTGTLYGHRKGHVALALQETPRCLPSLVVELALQTHAMLRDLGNPAGARIVLEAERRAASDASGEGGSWARRRSRAPLLLDEPAWTMFCNGKKTGYAVRREATDDDLTVMETLRAVSMGAGVLPGRPSSPADAAPWQGADDEVPYMRGSFDHFVGSRDSESLYMVAPQGGGTGPELTVFFVRL, encoded by the exons ATGGAGCAGCAAGGACTCAACAGAGTGCTTGCCGATTTTGGAGACACAGCATGCGCGAAGTCTGACCAGAAACTAACAGACATAGCCGAGGAACAAACAAGGAAGCGGCTCAGTGGACTTCCTGAAGCTCCTGAGTGGCTGGACAACTCTGATCCTTGGGTTGTGGTGGAGCTCGCACTGCTGCTTAGTGTTGTTCGACGAAATGCTCCTGCGCCCCATCCCGAGGTGCTACCGCCATCCATGGAGAGGCTGGATCCAATGCTCGCCAACGTGTGTGCCGTGGTTGTGTTGT ATTTGTTTCCATTTTCTTTGATGGTTAATCTTGTGCGCGCGCTAAAGAACCTCATGGTCATAGAGATCAGCaacatgatcataattacaCAACAAGACCAGGCCCCAAAAAGGCACAAGGCCGCCGCAAAACAAGGCAGCCCCCAATCTCCGGCAGCCTGGCGACCCGACAAGCCTAACCGCCAAAACGGCATCCCGATCACGCATTGCCCGCCACAAGATCCAACCCGCTTCTTGCACGGCTGCCATTGCCAAAATCGagcctcgccggccgccgcgcacGCGCCCATGGGCTTCGCCATCCACCCTGCCCCTGGCCGCCCAAACGACAACGCCCACAGCTGCCGCGGCAGCGAGCCATCCGCCAGAACACCCCCCGCGGACAGCACCCGGACGTCGTCCATCTCGTCCCTTGACGGCACCAGCGACAGCGACGATGGCAGTGGCAGTGGCCAGCAGCCGGCGCGCGCGCCTGGGCACACGCTGGAGGCGCCGTCGCGGCGGCACCTGTCGGGGCGCCACGGCTCCCGCCCCGCGCGGCTGTTCCAGAAGCTGCGCCACGCGCTGCCCGTCCTGACGCTGACGCCGCGGTGCGGGCGGCTGCAGGTCGGGTCGCCCGGCGAGATCACGGcggcctcgtcgtcgtcgtcctccatCGTGGGCTCCCGCCCGGTGCCGCACGTCATGTCGTTCTCGGGCGCCTCGGGGCCGTGCCGGCGGGTGACGGGGACGCTGTACGGCCACCGCAAGGGCCACGTCGCGCTGGCGCTGCAGGAGACGCCCCGGTGCCTGCCGAGCCTTGTCGTGGAGCTCGCGCTCCAGACGCATGCAATGCTCCGCGACCTCGGCAACCCCGCGGGCGCGCGCATCGTCCTCGAGGCCGAGCGCCGCGCGGCCTCAGACGCGTCCGGCGAGGGTGGGAGCTGGGCCCGGAGGCGGTCCCGCGCGCCGCTGCTTCTGGACGAACCGGCGTGGACCATGTTCTGCAACGGGAAGAAGACCGGGTACGCAGTACGGCGCGAGGCGACGGACGACGACCTCACGGTGATGGAGACGCTGCGGGCGGTGTCCATGGGCGCCGGCGTGCTCCCTGGAAGGCCATCATCGCCGGCCGACGCGGCGCCTTGGCAGGGGGCGGACGACGAGGTGCCGTACATGCGCGGATCCTTCGACCACTTCGTTGGGTCCCGGGACTCGGAGTCTCTGTACATGGTCGCGCCCCAGGGCGGCGGCACCGGCCCGGAGCTCACCGTCTTCTTCGTCAGGCTCTGA
- the LOC133899739 gene encoding phenolic glucoside malonyltransferase 2-like: protein MGEANVSGAPPAVASVRVLAVSRVVPEPAGRTAGEGPVKLSFFDTPWVVLPPIQRVFLYELPGADEFPAVVRRLKESLAATLALYLPLAGKLAYVPETGDVVVDCADPGVAFVEAEAAEGSDMDVRRLAGNEAHDIPAFLALVPELDAKVLPAPVLLVQTTRLGGGLALGLSVLHAVADGQAVWRFMGAWAAASREGSPVTKSLGPPHYSRDAINVPGGDEFAREMLKKVAPNLPVANAMGYDFSQRFRLARRTFYLAADDIRSLKRHIDALALAENAAGDNEAPISCKPVSTFVALSALGWTAFVRSKGLASGDDTYLMFLADLRARLDPPVGDGYLGNCIKGCLASADAGDLLGERGLLHASRAIQAAVAEMEAAPLAGTERWIERVMTLPFARLANVAASPRFRVYEAADLGFGQPARVELVSMNHDGEMVLVGGRRDGEVQLSVSLDPARMDAFKAHILAID from the exons ATGGGCGAGGCCAACGTCTCCGGCGCGCCACCAGCCGTCGCCTCGGTGCGCGTGCTCGCCGTGTCCCGCGTCGTGCCGGAGCCGGCGGGGCGCACCGCGGGTGAAGGACCTGTGAAGCTGTCCTTCTTCGACACGCCGTGGGTCGTGCTGCCGCCGATCCAGCGGGTGTTCCTGTACGAGCTACCCGGCGCCGACGAGTTCCCGGCGGTGGTCAGGCGGCTCAAGGAGTCCCTCGCTGCAACGCTCGCGCTCTACCTCCCGCTCGCCGGGAAGCTTGCGTACGTGCCAGAGACCGGCGACGTCGTCGTGGACTGCGCCGACCCCGGGGTGGCCTTTGTCGAGGCCGAGGCGGCCGAAGGCAGCGACATGGACGTGCGGCGGCTCGCGGGCAACGAGGCGCACGACATCCCGGCGTTCCTCGCCCTGGTGCCGGAGCTCGACGCCAAAGTGCTCCCGGCTCCCGTGCTGCTCGTGCAGACCACGAGGCTCGGCGGCGGCCTGGCGCTCGGCCTGTCCGTGCTccacgccgtcgccgacggccaGGCTGTATGGAGGTTCATGGGCGCGTGGGCGGCCGCCTCCCGCGAGGGCTCGCCTGTGACCAAATCCCTCGGCCCGCCGCACTACAGCCGGGACGCCATCAACGTTCCCGGCGGCGACGAGTTCGCGCGGGAGATGCTCAAGAAGGTCGCGCCCAATCTTCCCGTG GCCAACGCGATGGGCTATGACTTCAGCCAGCGCTTCCGGCTGGCGCGCCGGACATTCTACCTCGCCGCCGACGACATCCGGTCGCTGAAGCGGCACATCGACGCGCTCGCCTTGGCCGAGAACGCCGCCGGAGACAATGAGGCGCCCATCAGCTGCAAGCCGGTGTCGACGTTCGTGGCGCTGTCGGCGCTGGGCTGGACGGCGTTCGTGCGGTCCAAGGGCCTCGCCTCCGGGGACGACACGTACCTCATGTTCCTGGCCGACCTACGCGCTCGCCTCGACCCGCCCGTCGGCGACGGCTACCTCGGCAACTGCATCAAGGGCTGCCTCGCGAGCGCCGACGCCGGGGACCTCCTCGGAGAGCGCGGGCTCCTGCACGCGTCGCGGGCGATccaggcggcggtggcggagatGGAGGCGGCGCCGCTGGCGGGGACGGAGCGGTGGATCGAGCGGGTGATGACGCTGCCGTTTGCGCGGCTGGCGAACGTGGCGGCGAGCCCGCGGTTCCGCGTCTACGAGGCGGCGGACCTCGGGTTCGGGCAGCCCGCGCGCGTGGAGCTGGTGTCGATGAACCACGACGGGGAGATGGTGCTCGTCGGCGGCCGGCGCGACGGCGAGGTGCAGCTATCCGTGTCGCTCGACCCCGCCCGCATGGACGCGTTCAAGGCGCACATCCTCGCCATCGATTGA